Genomic window (Marinobacter fonticola):
TCAATGGCCAGTATCGCCAGAAGGCTTATCCGACGAATGTGCTCTCTTTCCCCTTTGAGGAACCGGAAGGTATCGGGAGCGTCGAAGGTCTTGAGGGTATTAAGGGTATCGAGCTGCCTTTGGCCGGCGACCTCGTGATCTGCGCCGGTGTCGTTGCGCGAGAAACGGAAGAACAGCATAAAACCCTGGATGCCCACTGGGCACACATGGTGATTCATGGCATGCTCCACCTTCAGGGGTATGATCATATAAACGACCGGGAAGCTGAAGAGATGGAAACCCTTGAAATCCGCCTACTTGCGGATCTCGGATTCAGCAACCCCTATCTTGCAGAGGAAACGGATCAGGACTCATGAGCGACGATCACTCGAGTCGCAGTCAGGGCAACAAGTCCTGGCTGGAACGCATTTCCCAGGCTTTCTCCAACGAACCGGAATCGATCGGCGACATCCTGGAAGTTCTTCGGGACGCCGAATCTGAAAACATCATCGACGCCGATGCCATGAGCATCATCGAAGGGGCCATGCAGGTCACCGACATGCGCGCCGATGAAATCATGATCCCCCGCTCCCAGATGGTTACCGTGAAGGCCAGTGCTGAGCCCAAAGCGTTCCTGGCGGACATCATCGACTCCGCGCACAGCCGGTTTCCGGTCATCGGCGACAGCCAGGATGACGTCATCGGCATCTTGCTGGCCAAAGACCTTCTGCCGCTGGCGATGAGCAATGACCTTAGCTGGAGCAAGATCCGCGAAATCTTGCGTCCGCCCACCTTCGTGCCGGAAAGCAAGCGCCTGAACCAATTGCTCAAAGAGTTCAAGGAAACCCGCAACCACATGGCTATCGTGGTGGATGAGTACGGCGGCACCGCCGGCTTGATTACCATCGAGGACGTACTTGAGCAAATCGTTGGCGAGATCGAAGACGAGCACGACTTCGATGAAGAGACCCATATCAAAAGCCGCGCCGACGGTAGCTACGCGGTAAAAGCGGTGACGCCGGTGGAAGATTTCAACGAGTTCTTCGATACCGAACTCGACGAAGAAGAGTTCGACACGATTGGCGGCCTGGTACTCAAGGAGTTTGGCCACCTACCCCGCCGCGGTGAAGAAATCGATTTCGCCGGCTTCCAATTCACCATCCTGAACGCGGATAACCGTGTCATCCGTCTGATTCAGGTTCGTCGTCGTGAGTCTTGACGGCAATCGTCTGAACGGGTTTCGTGCACTTGCGCTGATCATCGGGGGCGGGCTGCAAACCCTGACTTTTTCCCCCTTCGAGCTAACCTGGCTGGGGCCGCTGTCCGTGCTGCTGGTCCTGCTTGCCGCGATGCCGCTGCCAGCCAGCAAGCTATTCCGGGCCGGCTGGCTATTCGGTCTGGGCCTATTCGGCTCGGGCGCGTCCTGGGTCTATATTTCCATCAGCCAGTACGGCAACACCT
Coding sequences:
- the ybeY gene encoding rRNA maturation RNase YbeY — protein: MNRLEVDIQRASQAPDLPSDEQLSRWANAGWQGEQAAEVTLRIVDDEESAQLNGQYRQKAYPTNVLSFPFEEPEGIGSVEGLEGIKGIELPLAGDLVICAGVVARETEEQHKTLDAHWAHMVIHGMLHLQGYDHINDREAEEMETLEIRLLADLGFSNPYLAEETDQDS
- a CDS encoding HlyC/CorC family transporter, with the protein product MSDDHSSRSQGNKSWLERISQAFSNEPESIGDILEVLRDAESENIIDADAMSIIEGAMQVTDMRADEIMIPRSQMVTVKASAEPKAFLADIIDSAHSRFPVIGDSQDDVIGILLAKDLLPLAMSNDLSWSKIREILRPPTFVPESKRLNQLLKEFKETRNHMAIVVDEYGGTAGLITIEDVLEQIVGEIEDEHDFDEETHIKSRADGSYAVKAVTPVEDFNEFFDTELDEEEFDTIGGLVLKEFGHLPRRGEEIDFAGFQFTILNADNRVIRLIQVRRRES